Proteins encoded within one genomic window of Streptomyces sp. NBC_00523:
- a CDS encoding DUF5304 domain-containing protein, with protein MSEATDRPADDNAWADACAEDLAAEQARRRAAYGPPPGSAAEELRKLMDAVSDKLGSFQAPLLGLAAQGAVQQVIQQAKAAVEPVIERNPDVFDHIAAAGNELLAAYRSAVQGQEGRWTRGAGDPAGTEKKAEGPEGPRDEGSGAGEHIDLD; from the coding sequence ATGAGCGAAGCCACCGATCGCCCCGCCGACGACAACGCCTGGGCCGACGCGTGCGCCGAGGACCTCGCCGCCGAGCAGGCCCGCCGCCGCGCCGCCTACGGCCCGCCGCCCGGCTCCGCCGCCGAGGAGCTGCGCAAGCTGATGGACGCGGTGTCCGACAAGCTCGGCTCGTTCCAGGCGCCGCTCCTCGGACTGGCCGCGCAGGGTGCCGTACAGCAGGTCATCCAGCAGGCCAAGGCGGCCGTGGAGCCCGTGATCGAGCGCAATCCGGACGTTTTCGATCACATCGCGGCGGCCGGTAACGAACTGCTCGCCGCCTACCGCTCTGCGGTCCAGGGCCAGGAAGGCCGCTGGACCCGGGGGGCGGGGGACCCCGCGGGCACCGAAAAGAAGGCGGAAGGCCCCGAAGGCCCCCGCGACGAGGGGTCCGGCGCCGGCGAACACATCGACCTCGACTGA